A window from Roseburia sp. 499 encodes these proteins:
- a CDS encoding Hsp20/alpha crystallin family protein, whose translation MMAPGKHYPMKSDIRERDDKYVLEIDLPGFRKEDIKAYIQNGYLIVSAFREREKNKENHKWIRQERYFGNYQRSFYIGTGISQEDLKASYRFGVLRIQIPKIPKHLEDNAGNIQIA comes from the coding sequence ATGATGGCACCAGGAAAACATTATCCAATGAAAAGTGATATAAGGGAAAGGGATGATAAATATGTGTTGGAAATTGACCTTCCCGGATTTCGAAAAGAAGACATAAAGGCATATATCCAGAATGGATACCTGATTGTATCTGCATTCCGAGAAAGGGAAAAGAACAAAGAAAATCACAAGTGGATTCGTCAGGAACGATATTTTGGTAACTATCAGAGAAGCTTTTATATTGGCACAGGAATTTCACAGGAGGATTTGAAGGCATCTTATCGATTCGGTGTTTTGAGAATTCAGATTCCAAAGATACCAAAGCATTTGGAAGATAATGCAGGAAACATTCAGATAGCATAA
- a CDS encoding GNAT family N-acetyltransferase — MEIRQILEKDRAKALELVWNVFLQYESPDYSKEGIEAFYQSVIINEDYINNIVMYGAFENNEIKGVIATRNKGNHVALFFVDGKYHKQGIGKSLFQKVLAESTGDEITVNSSPYAVEVYRHLGFCETDTEQIEDGIRYTLMKYQKSYLYTKIRENIWQIEEENGVCCTLIKGSEMAILVDTGYGHRNLRAFVEKNISTPYIVINSHGHPDHIGGNHWFDEVYAIKKEWDVIKHFEEPGNRTYGLKELQVDSHISLGDIQVDVVLLEGHTKGSIGLLVLEEQLLIAGDALNEGLWLFNYGSLSMKKLYETMQKVMQMKFSTYLCGHSNQEYKKEKLLAHIHNLENLKVDENTKQDTIGFETYCSSYEDSHGKSEIVFTIDRLEV; from the coding sequence GTGGAAATAAGACAGATATTAGAAAAGGATAGAGCAAAAGCCTTAGAACTTGTGTGGAATGTGTTTTTACAGTATGAATCCCCGGATTATTCAAAAGAGGGGATAGAAGCCTTTTACCAATCTGTTATTATAAATGAGGATTACATAAATAATATTGTGATGTATGGGGCTTTTGAAAACAATGAAATAAAGGGTGTCATTGCTACTAGAAATAAAGGGAATCATGTCGCATTATTTTTCGTGGATGGAAAATATCATAAGCAAGGAATAGGAAAGTCTCTATTTCAAAAAGTATTAGCGGAGAGCACAGGAGATGAAATAACCGTGAATTCATCTCCTTATGCAGTAGAGGTGTATCGACATCTTGGATTTTGTGAAACAGATACCGAACAGATCGAAGATGGTATCAGATATACGCTAATGAAATATCAGAAATCATACTTATATACAAAGATTCGGGAAAATATATGGCAGATTGAAGAAGAGAATGGGGTTTGTTGTACGTTAATCAAGGGAAGTGAAATGGCGATACTGGTTGATACCGGATATGGACACCGTAACCTGAGAGCTTTTGTAGAAAAGAATATTTCGACTCCGTATATAGTAATCAACAGCCATGGGCATCCGGATCACATCGGAGGGAATCATTGGTTTGATGAAGTTTATGCGATAAAAAAGGAATGGGATGTAATAAAGCATTTTGAAGAACCGGGAAATAGAACATACGGGTTAAAGGAATTACAGGTGGATAGTCACATTTCTTTAGGGGATATTCAGGTCGATGTTGTATTATTAGAAGGCCATACAAAGGGCTCCATAGGCTTATTGGTGTTGGAGGAGCAGCTTTTGATTGCGGGAGATGCATTGAATGAAGGGTTATGGTTATTCAACTATGGCTCTTTGTCTATGAAAAAACTTTACGAAACCATGCAAAAAGTGATGCAGATGAAATTTTCTACTTATTTATGCGGACACAGTAATCAAGAATATAAGAAAGAAAAATTATTGGCACATATTCATAATCTGGAAAATTTAAAAGTGGATGAAAATACGAAACAGGATACGATAGGTTTCGAGACATACTGTAGCAGTTATGAGGATTCTCATGGAAAGTCAGAAATCGTATTTACTATTGATAGACTAGAGGTATAG
- a CDS encoding DUF6179 domain-containing protein yields MNNYEMEELLPLVAELTEKYTSKESTSISYERARQLMEAVIYCIHQCEDDNQLISAEKLSAKDAYYFGCEKLKEKVKRTQTAYNKMIIDFNSFGNENYNDTVTKGIPGFFRYYDIWFAPQETIITMDYPTICPMKGVTGIDAIEKYVEYISYEQRFMGALPENYVCEILYRFQKSYKKQFYNICSIILRHILGHMITGQKLGMVASDEDYIRLQEIIQAHDKAWLETRLVNLLESLIREKYEGNLLMQLYLKEDLKDFATEMYLAAQTQNLPKVIVL; encoded by the coding sequence ATGAATAATTATGAAATGGAAGAGCTCTTACCCCTTGTTGCAGAGCTTACAGAAAAATACACTTCAAAGGAAAGTACCTCTATTTCTTATGAAAGGGCGAGACAGCTCATGGAGGCAGTTATTTACTGTATTCATCAGTGTGAGGATGACAATCAGTTAATCAGTGCAGAAAAATTGTCTGCAAAAGATGCGTATTATTTTGGGTGTGAAAAGCTAAAGGAAAAAGTGAAAAGGACCCAGACCGCCTATAATAAAATGATTATAGATTTTAATTCCTTTGGCAATGAGAATTATAATGATACGGTAACCAAAGGGATTCCGGGATTTTTTCGATATTATGATATTTGGTTTGCGCCGCAGGAAACTATTATTACAATGGATTATCCCACAATCTGCCCAATGAAAGGAGTTACCGGAATAGATGCCATTGAAAAATATGTGGAATACATTTCTTATGAACAAAGATTTATGGGAGCATTGCCGGAGAATTATGTATGTGAAATACTATATAGATTTCAAAAAAGCTACAAAAAGCAGTTTTACAATATTTGCAGTATTATTTTGCGCCATATTTTAGGGCATATGATAACCGGACAAAAATTAGGGATGGTTGCTTCTGATGAGGATTATATAAGGTTACAGGAGATTATTCAGGCACATGACAAAGCCTGGCTAGAAACGAGACTTGTGAATTTATTGGAAAGTCTAATCCGGGAAAAGTACGAGGGAAACCTATTGATGCAACTTTATCTGAAAGAGGACCTCAAAGACTTTGCAACAGAGATGTATCTTGCAGCACAAACCCAAAATCTACCGAAAGTGATTGTGTTATAG
- a CDS encoding LytR/AlgR family response regulator transcription factor: MYHIVICDDNTEDLKRFVDFVQSSREYENSMKISTYSSGVDFLEAGKEAVDLMILDMQMTGMDGYETAMELRTYNSQAVLAFCSSVCMPSPEHFNVQPYRYLLKDYSDEKIMQAVDELLIEMKRRSYKKRLEVTQDGKAILLEAEEILYLGKLKRGTKVVLAADAALYGKVTDLVIREKLEELEKELLSEGFAKPHSSYLVNLKRVRAVDNMELLLENGEGINISRSCREKFHHAFSEFFSRKYRRRTS, translated from the coding sequence ATGTATCATATAGTAATATGTGACGATAATACAGAGGATTTGAAGCGGTTCGTGGATTTTGTTCAATCAAGTAGAGAGTATGAGAATAGTATGAAAATCAGTACATATTCTTCCGGTGTTGATTTTTTAGAAGCGGGAAAAGAGGCAGTTGATTTGATGATTTTGGACATGCAGATGACTGGAATGGATGGATATGAGACTGCCATGGAACTGCGTACCTATAATAGTCAGGCGGTGCTGGCATTTTGTTCTTCTGTGTGTATGCCAAGTCCGGAACATTTCAATGTTCAGCCTTACCGTTATCTTTTAAAAGATTATTCAGATGAAAAAATAATGCAGGCAGTAGATGAGTTATTGATAGAGATGAAACGTCGCAGTTATAAAAAACGGTTGGAAGTAACCCAGGACGGCAAAGCAATATTATTAGAAGCAGAGGAAATCTTATATCTTGGTAAACTAAAACGGGGAACTAAAGTAGTGCTTGCGGCAGATGCAGCATTATATGGGAAGGTCACAGATCTTGTGATTCGGGAAAAGTTGGAAGAATTAGAGAAGGAACTACTGTCGGAAGGATTTGCAAAGCCGCATTCCAGTTATCTGGTGAATCTGAAAAGAGTGAGGGCAGTAGATAATATGGAATTGTTGTTGGAAAATGGAGAAGGAATTAATATTAGCCGTTCCTGTCGGGAGAAATTTCACCATGCTTTTTCAGAGTTTTTTAGCAGAAAATACAGAAGAAGGACAAGTTAG
- a CDS encoding GNAT family N-acetyltransferase — translation MREKNIQLKTKRLLISPMSDEEMRQLIIETPISELKRAYKEMLGGCLKNPEHRLWYTAWKISLKENKQLIGTAGFKGPANNCSVEIGYGIDDGFEGNGYATEAAKALIDWAFEQEGICFVEAETDPDNIASQRILEKLSFKSDGAGEEGPRFVLEKGETSWMAIYMCFGLSIGTALGATMNNMAIGMCFGMAIGMCLGVAIDSASKKKRKEIREEREKQ, via the coding sequence ATGAGAGAAAAAAATATACAATTAAAAACAAAACGACTACTGATTTCCCCCATGTCCGATGAAGAGATGAGGCAGTTAATCATAGAAACACCGATTAGTGAATTAAAGCGGGCTTATAAGGAAATGTTGGGTGGATGTCTGAAAAATCCAGAACATCGTTTATGGTATACTGCTTGGAAGATAAGTTTAAAGGAAAATAAGCAACTTATCGGGACTGCGGGATTTAAAGGACCTGCAAACAACTGTAGTGTGGAAATAGGTTATGGAATCGATGATGGATTTGAAGGAAATGGATACGCTACGGAAGCCGCAAAAGCACTCATTGACTGGGCATTTGAACAGGAAGGCATCTGTTTCGTTGAAGCTGAAACAGATCCTGACAATATAGCATCCCAGAGAATATTAGAGAAATTGTCGTTCAAATCAGATGGAGCAGGGGAAGAAGGACCACGATTTGTATTGGAGAAGGGGGAAACTTCATGGATGGCAATTTATATGTGTTTTGGACTTAGTATAGGAACGGCATTGGGAGCAACCATGAACAATATGGCAATAGGGATGTGTTTTGGTATGGCAATAGGGATGTGTCTTGGAGTAGCAATTGATTCAGCATCAAAGAAAAAACGGAAAGAAATTCGGGAAGAACGGGAAAAACAGTAA
- a CDS encoding DNA alkylation repair protein, translating into MNSKEIIEELKSESSEKYKANVVKMGIPEEYSIGVSTTIVRSIAKKIGKSTELGFELWNTGYHEARLLAVLLFDRKDITHSDIKRLMSDVISWDLCDHLCKNLIIKMKDYQDFIFEWITSPHVYEKRASFTLIASSAIHDKKLSNDVLDTYLKLVRENSDSEHEHIKKAVSWALREIGKIDFSYNEKALLLAHDLKENGNKVQVWIAKDAMKELENVVKVEGRTRLISTKTKMGSTIS; encoded by the coding sequence ATGAACAGTAAAGAAATTATTGAGGAATTAAAATCAGAGTCATCTGAAAAGTATAAGGCAAATGTTGTAAAAATGGGAATACCGGAAGAATATAGTATAGGAGTTTCCACAACTATAGTAAGAAGTATTGCTAAGAAAATAGGTAAGTCTACGGAATTGGGATTTGAGTTATGGAATACCGGTTACCATGAAGCCAGGCTGCTTGCAGTTCTATTATTCGACCGCAAAGACATAACCCATTCTGATATAAAAAGGCTTATGTCAGATGTTATTTCATGGGATTTATGTGATCATTTGTGCAAGAACTTAATTATTAAGATGAAAGATTATCAGGATTTTATATTTGAGTGGATTACTTCTCCTCATGTATACGAAAAACGTGCTTCGTTTACCTTAATAGCATCATCTGCGATACATGATAAAAAATTATCAAATGATGTTCTGGATACATATCTGAAGTTAGTACGAGAAAATTCGGATAGCGAACATGAACATATTAAAAAGGCGGTTTCGTGGGCATTAAGGGAAATAGGGAAAATAGATTTTAGCTATAACGAGAAAGCATTATTATTAGCCCATGATTTAAAGGAAAATGGAAATAAAGTACAAGTATGGATTGCTAAAGATGCTATGAAAGAATTAGAAAATGTCGTTAAGGTGGAAGGAAGAACACGTCTGATTTCCACTAAGACCAAAATGGGAAGCACGATATCATAG
- a CDS encoding IS1380 family transposase, whose product MSIVNTLSLESNRQIKINFDGGDLSSDAGLLLIKEFVSKLGIDKLFDKAFKTNDSALFRYHTDQKNLLQMIYMIIAGYFEDDASDELTNDPVFKSVLEKDALASQPTVSRFFNRTDEDTLNQFLTIGRMLRKKIYSIQMPQAVILDLDSTLLDAYGKQEGKAFNFHYQSNGYHPLVCYDGMTGDLIKIQLRDGTQYSCTGVVDFLQPILDEYLNDYPAIRILLRGDSGFATPDLYTQCEENGTSYVIRLKENGILREKASHLVDELDEITRNNKVDYAVVYGEFMYKAGSWPYERRVVCKVEKPENQMIYMYTFIVTNMDSSPEYLIKFYCKRGLMENFIKESKSGFDFASVSSHTRMVNANRLQVHALAYNIFNWFRRLALSANMRKQRIDTVRLKLLKIAAKAVHSARYITFKLCSSCPYKNEFYETLSNISKLSIQLE is encoded by the coding sequence ATGAGTATTGTAAACACCTTATCTCTTGAAAGCAATAGACAAATTAAAATAAATTTTGACGGAGGTGATTTGTCCTCCGATGCAGGCTTACTTCTTATCAAAGAATTCGTAAGCAAACTTGGTATTGATAAGCTTTTTGACAAAGCTTTCAAGACCAATGATTCTGCATTATTCAGATATCATACGGATCAGAAAAATCTGCTCCAGATGATATATATGATCATTGCCGGTTATTTCGAAGATGATGCTTCCGATGAACTTACAAATGATCCTGTATTCAAGTCTGTACTTGAAAAAGATGCCCTTGCATCACAACCTACGGTATCAAGATTTTTTAACCGTACGGATGAAGATACCTTAAACCAGTTCCTTACTATTGGCAGAATGCTGAGAAAGAAAATCTACAGTATCCAGATGCCACAGGCTGTTATTCTGGATCTTGATTCCACTCTTCTTGATGCATATGGTAAACAGGAAGGAAAAGCCTTTAACTTCCACTATCAGAGTAATGGATACCATCCGCTTGTCTGTTATGATGGAATGACCGGGGATCTGATTAAAATCCAGCTTCGTGATGGAACACAGTATTCCTGTACCGGAGTGGTTGACTTCCTGCAGCCGATACTTGATGAATACCTGAACGATTATCCGGCAATCCGTATTCTGCTTCGTGGTGACAGCGGTTTCGCTACGCCTGATCTTTATACGCAGTGTGAGGAAAATGGCACAAGCTATGTTATCCGGCTGAAAGAGAATGGAATTCTCCGTGAAAAAGCATCCCATCTTGTGGATGAACTTGATGAGATAACAAGGAATAACAAAGTTGATTATGCGGTAGTTTATGGTGAATTCATGTACAAAGCAGGTTCATGGCCTTATGAAAGGCGCGTGGTCTGCAAGGTTGAAAAGCCAGAGAACCAGATGATTTACATGTACACATTTATTGTCACAAACATGGATTCCTCACCAGAGTATCTCATCAAATTTTACTGCAAAAGAGGACTGATGGAAAACTTCATCAAAGAAAGCAAATCCGGTTTTGATTTCGCTTCCGTAAGCAGTCATACCAGAATGGTAAATGCCAACAGGCTTCAGGTACACGCTCTTGCGTATAACATATTTAATTGGTTTAGACGATTGGCGTTATCAGCAAATATGCGAAAGCAACGCATTGATACCGTCCGTTTAAAACTGCTGAAGATTGCTGCGAAAGCAGTTCATTCAGCAAGATATATAACATTCAAGCTGTGTAGTAGCTGTCCTTACAAGAATGAGTTTTATGAAACTCTGTCAAATATCAGCAAGCTTAGTATACAGCTGGAATAG
- a CDS encoding transposase family protein, producing the protein MSREQERIRKKLENNPIAECNKIQNRFCPELFSMFGRVKDPRNQSYIDYSSRVMLGTMYYKSIAGISSMQEMTRTFNDEKICRNLYRFMGEEVKDYMPHGVTENEFLERLDPRELENVQQNIVYSMIRRKTFDNAKVLKKWQIIVDATELDEGYQKKNEHYLSRCYNRGSDKEYIKYHRSILEAKIYFGENLVCSIASETIENSEKYINQSDEAVKQDCESKAFVRLAAKIKQKFPRLPIIITADGLYVTKTVLQICKDYHWDYIIRYKEGCASSIAKEYRALPEKETIGTDIEYQNKIMFNDFDVNLIYYRERWIVKGEEKEREFAWITSIEITKSNAKKIVRAGRNRWKIENQGFNRQKHWQGDIEHACSWNERAQKNHYLMEQIADFVKQLYEYFYLEKNGIKKLQKNISPELLASFGRQLTETEDIPVQLNNSVQN; encoded by the coding sequence ATGAGCCGAGAGCAGGAAAGAATCAGAAAGAAACTTGAAAACAATCCCATTGCTGAATGTAATAAGATTCAGAACAGATTTTGTCCGGAACTATTTTCGATGTTCGGCAGAGTAAAAGATCCCCGTAATCAGAGTTACATTGATTATTCTTCAAGAGTCATGCTTGGAACTATGTACTATAAAAGTATTGCAGGGATTTCGAGCATGCAGGAAATGACAAGAACCTTTAATGATGAGAAAATCTGCAGAAATTTATACAGATTCATGGGAGAAGAAGTAAAAGATTATATGCCCCATGGTGTGACAGAAAATGAATTTCTGGAAAGATTAGATCCAAGGGAGTTAGAGAATGTTCAGCAGAATATCGTATATTCCATGATTCGTCGAAAGACCTTTGATAATGCCAAGGTGTTAAAGAAATGGCAGATTATTGTAGATGCAACCGAATTGGACGAAGGATACCAAAAGAAGAATGAGCATTATCTGAGCCGGTGTTACAACAGAGGCTCAGATAAAGAGTACATTAAGTATCACAGAAGCATACTTGAGGCAAAAATATACTTTGGAGAAAATCTTGTATGCAGTATTGCATCAGAAACAATAGAAAATTCGGAGAAATATATAAATCAAAGTGATGAAGCAGTAAAACAGGATTGCGAAAGTAAAGCTTTTGTAAGACTTGCTGCCAAAATCAAACAGAAATTCCCGAGGCTGCCAATTATCATTACGGCAGATGGACTGTATGTTACAAAAACAGTTTTACAGATATGTAAAGATTATCATTGGGATTACATTATCCGATATAAAGAAGGCTGCGCTTCATCAATAGCTAAAGAATACCGTGCACTTCCGGAAAAAGAAACAATTGGAACTGATATAGAGTATCAGAATAAAATCATGTTCAATGACTTTGACGTGAATCTAATCTATTATCGGGAAAGGTGGATTGTAAAAGGTGAAGAGAAAGAAAGAGAGTTTGCCTGGATTACAAGCATCGAGATTACGAAAAGTAATGCAAAAAAAATCGTACGTGCCGGACGTAACAGATGGAAAATAGAAAATCAGGGATTTAACCGCCAGAAGCATTGGCAGGGAGATATAGAGCACGCATGTAGTTGGAATGAGCGGGCACAGAAGAATCACTATCTGATGGAACAGATAGCGGATTTTGTGAAGCAGCTATATGAGTATTTCTATCTTGAAAAAAATGGAATAAAAAAGCTGCAAAAAAATATATCTCCTGAATTGTTAGCCAGCTTTGGACGGCAACTAACAGAAACAGAAGATATACCAGTTCAACTGAATAACTCAGTTCAAAACTGA
- a CDS encoding GNAT family N-acetyltransferase: MERIELRELHVDVIEEIKTFFVEIFTKEPWNDDWSNQEQLHAYIMDLIGNKNSLALGLFEDNVMVGLAMGNIKHWYTGTEYYIEELCIKREEQGRGLGTQFLKAIEGYIKSKGITHIFLQTERTVPAYSFYKKKGFVELTEHVSFIKEC; the protein is encoded by the coding sequence ATGGAACGAATAGAATTAAGAGAACTTCATGTTGATGTTATTGAAGAAATTAAAACATTTTTTGTAGAGATTTTTACAAAAGAACCATGGAATGATGATTGGAGTAATCAGGAACAACTTCATGCATATATCATGGATTTGATAGGAAATAAAAACTCCTTGGCACTTGGATTATTTGAAGACAATGTCATGGTTGGACTTGCCATGGGAAATATAAAGCATTGGTATACCGGAACAGAGTATTACATTGAGGAACTTTGCATTAAAAGGGAAGAACAGGGAAGAGGTCTCGGAACACAATTTCTGAAAGCGATTGAAGGATATATAAAGTCAAAAGGAATTACTCATATTTTCCTACAAACAGAGAGAACTGTTCCGGCGTATAGTTTTTACAAGAAGAAGGGGTTTGTTGAATTAACAGAACATGTTTCCTTTATTAAAGAATGCTAG
- a CDS encoding DUF6796 family protein: MIKVFAIIGIIGGMLCAVADLLLDLKGDDNQKLGKMKMIDSKWKVMSHGRFVWSDILAMFAVPMYSCGFVALMMQLYKVKVELAMGMTIMFLCGAMGGFMIHTFLCMMPTIYQKIIEKADFEIAEDVIEGVFRQIYVPFFVLYSMLVIVPAFIVMGLIAFGILELPLWCIILNPLCFQLIGLLFRATGLKIFVDAPSCCAASLGLAMYGVLALMLI; the protein is encoded by the coding sequence ATGATAAAGGTATTCGCAATTATAGGTATCATAGGCGGAATGTTATGTGCAGTGGCAGATTTGCTTTTGGATTTAAAAGGGGACGATAATCAGAAGCTTGGAAAAATGAAAATGATAGACAGTAAGTGGAAAGTAATGTCTCATGGAAGATTTGTATGGTCAGATATTCTTGCGATGTTTGCTGTTCCTATGTATTCATGTGGCTTCGTGGCACTTATGATGCAGCTATATAAGGTAAAAGTTGAACTGGCAATGGGAATGACAATCATGTTTTTGTGTGGGGCAATGGGGGGATTTATGATTCACACATTTCTGTGTATGATGCCTACGATATATCAGAAGATAATAGAGAAGGCAGATTTTGAAATAGCTGAGGATGTAATTGAAGGAGTATTTCGACAGATATATGTTCCGTTCTTTGTATTGTATTCTATGTTAGTTATTGTTCCTGCATTTATAGTTATGGGACTTATTGCTTTTGGAATCTTAGAACTGCCATTGTGGTGTATCATTCTTAATCCCTTGTGTTTTCAACTAATAGGTCTTTTATTTAGAGCAACCGGACTCAAGATTTTCGTTGATGCGCCAAGTTGCTGTGCAGCAAGTCTTGGACTTGCAATGTATGGAGTATTAGCATTGATGCTGATTTAG
- a CDS encoding Hsp20/alpha crystallin family protein yields MLAPSILGRSFVDDFFNDSFDDMFQEMFRTPYEHASAGGLMCTDVQDMGDHYQMEMELPGYQKEDLKANLKNGYLTISAEHKEENDQKDENGKFVRRERYMGHCQRSFYVGENITQNDIHAGFEDGVLKLTIPKKEANAVEEQKYIAIE; encoded by the coding sequence ATGTTAGCACCTAGTATTTTGGGAAGAAGTTTTGTAGATGATTTTTTCAATGATTCATTTGATGATATGTTTCAAGAGATGTTTCGTACACCGTATGAACATGCCAGTGCAGGCGGTCTGATGTGTACTGATGTGCAGGATATGGGTGACCATTACCAGATGGAAATGGAACTGCCGGGGTATCAGAAGGAAGATTTAAAGGCAAATCTGAAAAATGGATATCTGACTATTTCTGCGGAACACAAAGAAGAAAATGATCAGAAGGATGAAAATGGTAAGTTTGTCCGCAGGGAGCGTTACATGGGACATTGCCAGAGAAGTTTCTATGTCGGTGAAAATATTACTCAGAATGATATTCATGCCGGATTCGAGGATGGTGTTTTGAAACTGACGATTCCGAAGAAAGAAGCAAATGCAGTCGAAGAACAGAAATATATCGCTATTGAATAA
- a CDS encoding uridine kinase, producing MDGLGGAGKSTISEKICQKFIDNNYHTLLLHIDEFTKVREVRYDSAYPEWQCYYDLQWRFDYFSEVIKEIKNNKKDYIDIELYDKDKDTYFHRRFDVGKNTIVIVEGIFLQKKEFENVFDYMIYLDIPEKVRLNRVIKRDTYIGDEQQIIDKYQNRYFPAEHRYIEEYQPKNNADFVIGE from the coding sequence ATTGATGGTCTTGGTGGCGCGGGGAAGAGTACAATATCTGAAAAGATATGTCAGAAATTTATAGACAACAATTATCATACACTTTTACTTCATATTGATGAGTTCACCAAGGTGCGGGAAGTAAGATACGATTCTGCATATCCTGAGTGGCAATGTTATTATGACTTACAATGGAGATTTGATTATTTTTCGGAGGTAATAAAGGAAATCAAAAATAACAAGAAAGATTATATTGACATTGAGTTATATGATAAAGACAAAGATACATATTTTCATCGGCGTTTTGATGTGGGGAAAAATACCATTGTGATTGTAGAAGGAATATTTCTTCAAAAAAAAGAATTCGAAAATGTATTTGATTATATGATATATCTTGATATTCCGGAGAAAGTCAGACTTAACAGAGTGATAAAAAGAGATACCTATATTGGTGATGAGCAACAAATCATTGATAAATATCAAAATAGGTATTTCCCAGCCGAGCATAGGTATATAGAAGAATACCAGCCTAAAAACAATGCTGATTTTGTAATAGGTGAATAA
- a CDS encoding TetR/AcrR family transcriptional regulator, which yields MRTRTFSEEEKKEIKQKMKEVGMPMLKEQGLIHMSISKLANAVGIGKSTFYSFYPSKEEFVEDMLADNRKQLLEDLQAGLQGRERYSIEESKAIVRKMVMDADNIYQNFSSEDEAALKKMYEKRGVPFVDLEKEKRVIEFITSMMDGVKKNLDYAVIANIIKIIVLSYEQKEMLHESGVERTMDIMVDLLIDSIFEM from the coding sequence ATGAGAACGAGAACATTTTCAGAAGAGGAAAAGAAAGAAATAAAACAAAAAATGAAAGAAGTGGGGATGCCAATGTTAAAAGAGCAAGGGCTAATACATATGTCCATTAGCAAACTTGCGAATGCAGTTGGAATAGGGAAAAGTACATTTTATAGTTTTTATCCATCAAAAGAGGAATTTGTAGAAGATATGCTGGCTGACAACAGGAAACAACTGTTAGAAGATTTGCAGGCTGGTTTACAGGGGAGAGAGAGATACTCTATTGAAGAAAGCAAGGCAATAGTGCGAAAGATGGTAATGGATGCAGATAATATTTATCAGAATTTTTCTTCTGAAGACGAGGCTGCCCTTAAGAAAATGTACGAAAAAAGAGGGGTTCCTTTTGTAGACTTGGAGAAAGAAAAGCGTGTTATTGAGTTCATTACATCTATGATGGATGGTGTAAAGAAAAACCTCGATTATGCGGTTATTGCAAATATCATTAAGATTATTGTTCTTTCCTATGAGCAAAAAGAGATGCTACATGAATCAGGGGTTGAGAGAACCATGGATATAATGGTTGATTTATTAATTGATTCAATTTTTGAAATGTAA
- a CDS encoding DUF6323 family protein — protein MEEKDWLELLSGKNQLQKVIDMNQKTEKFGLALTEEEAKLLVERRQENLREQQRVEFGEGILPKLIFTFCDSPYIYQENYVETITRLQEIFYLYKNESMDELTDDELLDYMKEAFEGECEGSLEFLEETVLEGFARNIRREGNFFFGKNYKIRGGEKEDE, from the coding sequence ATGGAAGAAAAGGATTGGTTAGAGCTATTGTCGGGAAAAAATCAGCTTCAAAAAGTAATTGATATGAATCAAAAAACGGAGAAGTTTGGGCTTGCACTTACTGAGGAAGAAGCAAAGTTGTTAGTAGAAAGGAGGCAAGAAAACTTAAGAGAACAGCAGCGTGTAGAATTTGGAGAAGGAATACTGCCGAAGCTGATTTTTACTTTTTGCGATTCGCCTTATATTTATCAGGAAAATTATGTGGAGACAATCACCAGATTGCAGGAGATTTTTTATCTATACAAAAATGAGTCTATGGATGAATTAACAGATGATGAGTTGCTTGATTATATGAAAGAGGCTTTTGAAGGGGAATGTGAAGGCTCTTTGGAATTTTTAGAGGAAACAGTGTTGGAAGGATTTGCCAGAAATATTAGAAGAGAAGGAAATTTTTTCTTCGGAAAGAACTATAAAATAAGGGGAGGAGAGAAAGAAGATGAATAA